gtagcaaatgaaaacagtaagaaaagggaggggaatgaagagggagtgtaaactgaggaaggcagcagttaAAGGCAaaactgttgaggagtggaaggggaaagggagaaataaaagcataaatgggggaaataggatggagaaaaagacacagacagaaatcataacagtgaatgtgaatgggatgaacgctcccataaaacagaacaagacagcagaatggattaaaaactataatcctatgatatTCTGTTTacaacaaacacatttgaaacagggggatacacaaatggtaaaggtaaaaggctggagtaaaatatattgtgcttcaactaaagtgaaaaaagcaatcctaatctcagagaaagcaaaagatagatttaattgaaAAAGGTAAgtaaggacactacatcctgctaaaaggcaccataaacaatgaagcaatatcattgtttaacatatatgcaccaggtGGTATTGCATACAAATTCTtacaggagaggttaagggagttacaggaagaaatagacagcaaaactataataatgggagacatCAATGTCCCCCACTCTCAACTTGATATatgtaacctcaaaataaataagaaagaagttaaggaggtaaacagaattttagaaaaggcaggtatgatagacctctgcagaaaactgaatggggataaaaaggaatatactttcttctcagcggttcatggcacatgctcaaaaattgaccatgtactaggacataaaaacctcacaattcagtgcagaaaggcagaagtagtcaaaccATTCTTTTCAgctcatgatgcaataaaattatttgtaataaagaaccatggaaaaataagctaaaaattaattggaaactaaataatctaattctaaggAATGagtggccaaagaacaaatcagagaaacaattaataacttcattcaagagaaggaCAATAGAAAAAGgtgggcagagacaagatggtggctggaaagcaggtacttgcgtgagctccccccctacccgggtccctccaaacacctataaaaatggctctgaacaaattctagaactgcagaatccacaaaatagcagaaggaaacagggctccagtccaggacagcttggatggtctcagGGTatggtctatcacatggaactgggagcagagagaagcagagtccagcgtgagcCATGCCTgtaccaaccagactgggagccaggtggaacaggccctaacgccttgaattagtgagctgtggcagttaccagacttctcaacccacaatcaccaaagaaaacagaaaaagttagtgggaaaagctgctgggacagagtgaaaggagtttgaggttcagccaccgccccaggtgcagcaataccacttctagggttgtgtcccaaagagatcacacaaatgggaaaaggacccatatgtgcaaaaatatttatagcagctctttttgtagtagctaagaactggaaattgaggggatacccatcaattggggaatggctgaataagttgtggtatatgaaggtaatggaataatatagtgctataagaagtggggatgatatggacttcataacagcctggaaaaacttacacaatataatgctgagtgagcggagcagaaccaggagaacgttatacacaaccacatatatatggattctgtgatgactaaccctgatagactttgctcttctcagcaacacaaggtgcaaagacaactccaaaggactcatgatggagaatactatctacatccagagaaagaactatggagtctgaatgtagattgaggcacactttatgctcccttttttcatctttttttctcttttgtttttgtttctggggttttttttggttctgtttcctctttctcatgattcactccattggtcataattcttcacaacttggctagtgtgtaaataagttcaatgtgaaattatatcagattccatgcagtcttggggagagaggtagggaggggtgggggaagaaaatctggaactcaaaattatggagaaccgagtgttgtaaactaaaagaatctcaaaaaataaaatatgttttatgtgaaaGTATACGTAGAGaatatattggattgcatgctatcttggggaggggacaggaggaagggatggagggtgAGAAAATTGGGAACACAAtccttgtggaactgaatgttgtaaactaaaaataaataaataaattttaaaaaaagattaatcaCCTCTCTGAGCATCCAATCTGAATTCCTTTAATTACCAAGCTAGTGATGGGTGTATGGGAGATGTGGTGAGAGAGGCTAGCCTAGAAGGGGTATAAGTTATTTAAAAGACTCACAGGATAAATTGGTGCTGTGTAAACATTAATAACTCTCATGTAAAAACTAAAGGGATTAGTAGCATGTACAGATAAAATTCTGTCAGTGTAGGTGCCTTGGTGAATTCCCATAAACCTGACaatacctcctcctcctactgcTCTACAATCCCCTGCAAGTCCACCTCCCCCAGATTCCCAAATGTATTTGAGACATGGTGTGCTGGATTAATCATTTATTAGTTATTTGCAGGCAGAGCATGAAGGGGAATAGGATCCCCCTTCAGTTTGGAGGAGAGAGCAGAAAGCCAGTAGAAATTTTCATCATCCATATTAACAATTCTTTGGAGGAAGTAGGACTGGATCACAGGGATGTTTCATCCTAGGAATTCCTGTGAGATAGTGAAAGAATCCTGGTTATATAATATCACAAAGTGCCTTAGGAATTGGAAGTGAGAGGCAGAGCTTGGAACAAAGACGAAAAAATTCACATTCTGGAGGTAATTTTGACCCATAAAAAAGTACCTAGGAAACCATAGACTTCAAGACATTCAGTAATATTATCTGAGGTGAGTGGGAAACCCATTGAGAATGGAATTTGATGAGGATGAAAAGCAGCCAGACAAAAATCTTTATTCCTATAACCCTCAGGctgggaaacagaggcagacaacTTTAAGAGGTTCTTTAGGAGGTTGAAAAGAACTAAAATCCATCTTGAATTAGATGGATGAATTTAACAGATTAAATTGAATGGATTACAAATCCAGATTATCACTCCAGTCATCATGCCAAAATCCTGCCTGCAAGTTCACCCTATTTCGTACCAGTGAAGCACCTCCACATCCTTATCCCAATTCCTTGGTTTGATCCCTTCATTTATTTTACCACCAAGCCCCATCCCTCTGACCATTCCACATACTCATATTAATCTCATATACATCAACTtttggaagacagagaaagagggaagggacagAATTAAAATAATCTTTAGGAAAAAGAGATATGACTCACGCTCACTCCCCCCACCTTAAGCACTTACTTTACCAGAAAATGTCAGGATGACCAAGGAGAAGTCAAGTACTGCTGAGGATACTAATAGCACCCAAAGTCAAGTAGGGTCTATATCTATCCAAATTTATGCAGTTGAACACCAGAGGAACCTTCTCTGGTTTTCTAAAGAAATATGACTCTCAGacaagaagctcatagtctaagATAACAAACCTGCATGCCAGAGTGAACTTCCTTACCTAAGCTCCTGACATCGATCTGTGGAGACAAAACAGGATACAAATGATTCTCACATATGAATCCTTTTCAGAGGTTTTGTTCACTATCCCAGAGGAAGAGTCAGTAAGATTGTCTGGGTGAGGGCAAGGGGAGTCAGACTGGGCAAGTTTCATTCTATGGAATTCTCTCCTCCCAGTCTAACCCAGAAAATAAGGAATTAGAGACAGAGATGAGCAGAGCTTACCATCTTTGGACAGATCTCTAATTTGatccttcctaattccaaatctctCACATATTTCctcaaatttcttctttatttcatcaGACACATCTGGAGTCCGGCCTATAGTTAGGGTGAAAGTGAGAATGGTTGCTGAGTCTTTCTCCCTGATCGCTTTCACCAATACATAGAAAAGGAGTAGCTAGATGAATGTGGGGTGCAGTCTACAGGGGAAGGGGCCTCTACCCTTGATCCGGGTGACTGAGTTAATCACTTTGGAAATTGAAAGTGTAATATGCCCCAGGACTTTTTGCACCTAttaaaaacagatgaaaaaaaatctctgttgattatcactagtcaattaataagcatctattaagctcctactaagtgccaagtaCTATGTGAGGCATTAGTGATGCAAAGACAATAGAGAGCTAGtctttttctcaaggagtttagaatcTGCTGGAAAGAAACCTGTTTAGATAAAAGAAAACGCAAGTGTGACCCCATGGGGTTATAAGATCTAAACATCTACTACATAAGAAAtatgaaagataaataaaaagtaaatttctATGGGGAGAAAGGAGCTAGAAGATCCAGGGGGTGGAGATGAGAATGTAAGGGAACCCAGCATGGGCTACCAACAGTCATATCAGTGACTGGGAGATTGGAAGGTATGAGGAGTAAATCTGGGGTGTTAAGGTCATGTGATACAACAATGAGAAATATAGGATAGCATCACATTGCTGAAACCATTAAGATTCCTGAGACTTGAACTGCTGATTACTCATCTGCCTTCTCCACATTCCCTCAGTATCTCCCAAGGTGAGTGCATACTTCCCAAATTGTATTTCTATCTTAGGTTTTGCTCTTTCTCCGTTACCTGACTTTAAAATCCTATTTTAGGGTAAATGTGATTAACCATTCAATTGTCCACCTATATTCATCATTCAGTGAGTACAgcctaaaatgagaagaatggagTCCCCCAGGAAGAGAAATAGATGTAATGGCTCAATACTAGGCCAGAGGTCTCCCCACTCACATTTCCTTTACTAGCTATAGGTTTGGGGTCAACAAGGGATAATAATTCATCCCAAATTTACCATTTTTCagagcagagaaaaagaaaaatttacactggaacctctctctgtctctcagtatctctcattctttgtctctctcagtgtctttctctctgtctctgtctctttctctctttttgtccctttctctatctgtctgtttctctgtctgtctgtctctctctctctctctctctctctttctcacactctctctctatctctgtgtgtgtgtgtctgtctgtctgtctgtctgtctatttttcAGCCTGACTGTCTCTGTGTGGCTCTCTGGTGCTCTCTGGCATTTAAAATATAGTCAAACACAGTTTGGGCCACCCCCAAAGCTACAATGCTACCACTTGTTTTTCTTTAGTACTCTTatcatgaaaaagagaagagaagaacaaGAGTGTTAGTGCAGGATCATAGGATACATACCATAGAGTTCTGCCCAAAGGgtcacctccttaactttggtATTATACAAGACAAATATCAAATGTTCAGAGTCTCCACTTTCAAGGGAgaaagcattttctccatcatctgtGAAGCATTCAAAAACTCAGGTCAGAATTTTGAAACTACAGAAACAAAAGTGAAGACTTGAGACTTGTTAGAGATTAAACATCAGGCAAAGGCATTTTCCAGGGCTTTCTGGAAAACTCAATTCCATCATAAGCTCTGCCATTCCAATCAAACTGTAATTTTGTTGACAGACTTCTATTTTTTCAACATTCTTCTTATCTGCCTCTAGAGTCACAAAACgtcagaaatggaaggaactttggaaaCCGTCTAGTCCAAACACCTcactttatagacgaggaaactgagaccaagggagGGCAAAACAGTTGTGCAAGGCCACAGTGAGTTAGTTTCCATCTCAATCACATAAGGGCTAATCAGATGTCTAGAACTCtgtaaggaagaagagaaaatcaaaggATCTCATCTAGGCTTTGCACAGTGCAGACATAATGGAATTAAGACAGGGTGGTGGAGGGACATCTGCAAAAAGATAGCTTTTGGTATAGTTCCTGATTATTTTCCACTCCTTTGTTAATAACTGATTCCATAAATTCATTTCAGAATAATGCTGAAAGACATCAAAAGTCTCATTTATACTTACATGGTACGTGCATTTGACCATCTTCTCCTGGGGAAGCAGtgagagaaaattgaatgcaTTTGCCATTTTGCCTAGAAATAAAGATTAGGATTAAAAGAGTACCTCATTCTGGCAAAGGAAATTTCACTAAGAAATACCCTGATGCAttgatttgtttaattttaatattatctccaaaaatgtatactttttcatttcttacaagAATGTTATAAACAATGCTGAATCTAAGGTGACTTCTAACTTCTTAGAAAGTATTAAATAGAGTtcaccatttaaaaattattgcatattttttaaaatttatttattttacatatttagttttcagcattgattttcacaagagtttgaattgcaaataatctcccgatttctaccctcccccccactccaagatggcgtacattctggttgctctgttccccagtcagccctcccctctgtcaccccactccctttccatccccttttcccttcctttcttgtagggcaagataaatttccacaccccattgcctgtgtatctcattttctagttgcatgcaaaaacttttttgtttctttttgaacatctgtttttaaaactttgagttccaaattctctcccctattcccttcccacccaccctccctaagaagtcaagcaattgaacataggccacatgtgcatcattatgtataatccttccacaatactcttgttgtgaaagactaactatattttactccttcccaacccatcccattttattgaattttctcccatgaccttgtccccttttgaaagtgtttgtttttgactacctccatgcccatcatcccccccttttttatcttcttccctcttctttcctgtggtgtaagattcccaattgggtatgtatggtattccctccttaggccaaatctgatgagagcaaggctcactcattccccccttgcctgccctctcccctcctcccacagaactgcttcctcttgccacctttatgcgagataatccacctcattctatctctccttatctccctctctcagtatgttgctctctcatcccttaatttgattttatttcttttagatatcttcccttcatcttcaactcaccctgtgtcctctctctctctgtctgtctctctctctccctctgtctctctccctatatatatatatatatatacatatatatatatacatatagatatatacatacatacacattcacccatatatatacataaacgtatatgtatgcatattcccttcagctagcctaatactgaggtctcatgaatcatacttgtcatctttccatgtaggaatgtcaacaaaacagttcacctttagtaagtcccttacaatttctttttcttgttctttttcttgattaccttttcatgcttctcttgattcttgtgtttgaaagtcaaattttctattcacttctggtcttttcactgagaaagcttgaaagtcctctattttattgaaaatccatattttgccttggaacatgatactcagttttgctgggtaggtgattcttggttttaatcctagctccattgccctccagaatatcgtattccaagcccttcgatatcttaaggtagaggctgccagatcttgggttattctgattgggtttccacaatactcaaattgtttctttctggctgcttgcagtattttatccttgatctggaagctctggaatttagcgacagtattcctgggagatttctttttgggatctatttgaggaggcgatcgatggattctttcaatttctattttgccctgtggctctagaatatcagggcagttctccttgatgatttcttgaaagatgatacctaggctctttttttgatcatagctttcacatagtccaataatttttaaattatctctcctggatctattttccaggtcagtggtttttccaatgagatatatttcacattgtcttccatgttttcattcctttggttctgttttataatatcttgatttctcttcaagtcactagcttccacttgctccaatctaatttttaaagtagtattttcttcagtggtcttttggacctccttttccatttggctaattctgcctttcaaggcattcttctcctcattgtctttttggagctcttttgccatctgagttactctattttttaaggtgttgttttcttcaatgtatttttcagtatttttttggttctcctttagcaagtcattgacttgtttttaatggttttctcacatccttctcatttctcttcccaatttttcctctacttctctaacttgcttttccaaatcctttttgagctcttccatggcctgggaccagttcatgtttttcttggaggcttttggtgtagtctcttgcactttgttgacttcttctggctatatgttttggtcttctttctcagcaaagaaagaatgcaaagtctgagactgaatctgggtgtgttttcgctgcctggccatattcccaaccaaccaacttgatccttgagtttttcagtggggtatgactgcttgtagactagagagttctatgttccacgttttgggggggaggtgctggctctgccacaccagcactgctccttccccaaggacccccaccCAGActtggcttagatcttcagcaggctgtgcactcctgctctgatccaccactttggtccatgccgctcaggctgggctctgctcaactccgttcccagctccagctctgtgtgggatagaccacacccagagaccatccaggctgtcctgggctggagccctgcttccctctgctgtcttgtggattctgccattctagaattggttcagaaccattttttctaagtttttggagggactcattAGGGAGCTCAAGCTAGACCCTGCTTACAAGCCatcatcttggcttcaccccccctcaaggaaaaaaacaatattattgcatatttttaattcaatttaattgttTGAAAATCTAGAATCCTTGGTGTGCGGAATAATGGTgatattcaattaaggaaaatactTGAATAGACAGAAGAGCTCTCTCTTTAGTAGTTctgcataaaaatattttgggATAACTACTGACCTTTCCATAAATCAACTGAAATTGGAAGTACATTCAAATCTAATTCTTCCAGTTTGcaactgtgtgaccgtgggcacgCAAGACTTTTTACCTTTCAGAGAGTTACATTTCTCATTTCCAAATAAAGATATTAATGTTCTGCTTTTCCTTATAAGCTCATTgtggagaaaacttaaaacttccTTAAACTGAAAGAAGTATGTACAAAATgaactttttattatattttatactcacaatatctcaagagaaaagcaaacaaaaattgtCCCCTTTTGATCAAGGTAACTGAAATGAGATAAACCACTTcgcattcaatttttaaaaagatagaaaagtAGATCGGGAAAAAAGACAGGACAAGGAAGAGTCAGAGTTTACTACACCTGAAAACATAACTTACCTAGGAAACAACTTTTTATTTGACAAGAATTTCTTGGATAACAGGAAAATTTCTTGGATAACAGGCAGAGATTAGGCTTAAGAAACTGTTACATTATAAATTTATACCATACCTCAAAGGGATATATGGTTGAATGTTAATAGTCATAAAAATAAGCAGAAAATCATATCAAACACCTTTCACAAACACACCTAGGAGACATTTCTGGTAAATGAAATCGAAAAGCTTTTgtgtgaacaaaataaaataactaggatgagaaaggaagcagtccactgggaagaaaaaaagcctttgaaTCATAAACATCtaagtttaaataaaatgctCAAACTATATTGGGTACTAATAGTAATACATAACTCAAAGCCTTTTCCTGATAGAGGAGTAGTTGAAGaatataataacatttataaagcatttattaggtgccaaatactgtgctgagcactttacaaatattacctcacttgatcACCAAAACAACCATGagaaataggtgttattatcattcccattttacagataaggaaactgtggccaATAGAGTTGAAATAACTAGATTAGAATTGTAGAAGAATTGTAAGCTAAGTTAATGCTctataattggggaatggccaaataaGGTACTGCAAATATGTGAGTTAAGTGAGTATTTTTCTTCCGTCTCTCATTCTGCTTTCTGCCTTCTTAGGAGAGGGGCCTCAAGTATCTCACCTCTACTACAAAATGGAGACTGGTGACTCAGGGAGGTTTAGAACAGAAAGGAAATGGTAGTTCTCTCAGGGCATGATTCAAAATATCCTAAGTTCGTATAAAAATACGTTTAATTAGCCTTATCTTTCACCACTGTATATAAGCTTCAATTATGTGACTCTTGGCTCAACCTTTGTGCTTTAAAGGATGCCTGCCCTATTACTCAAGTTTTTGTCCCCACTTCCATAGCCAACAATTAACACAGGTAGCACTCACCTTTTAAAGAAGTCTCCACTAATAAGATTGTCATGTTTGCTGAGACTTTTGACAAATATCTGCAAGCTACCTCCTTCCTCAATCTTAGATGTCACATTTGAGGCCAATGCAGCTGTGAACCACTCCCCAGTAATCTGTGGAAATGTGTTtagatgagaaatgaaaaaggCATCCAATAGTATTTTTAAACTGGGAAGGACCATAGACCTAATCCCTCTATATATACAAGTGAGGAAGCTGAAACCTCAAAAATGAAGTCTATCTTTAACCCAATCCTACCTGGTTCACACATTATCTTCATAGTAAATCAATAAACTCATGAGACTAGGAGTTAGGAAATTTGAGTTCTGGCCTGGCTCTGATAATAACTTACTCTGCAACTtttggtaagttatttaacctttctgtgtccTAGTTTGCTAATTTGTCCAATGCCAGGGTGGCaaacctgaggccttgagaacacttgtggccttctaagtccttgggtgtggccttttgattgagtccaagttttacaaaacaatccttttattaagaggatacGTTCTATGaagtatggattcagtcaaaaagctaTCATAGAACACCTAGAAGGCCAGCTGTTGCCTTAATTCCTCAGGTTCCCCCAGCTTCTTCTCCTCAAATCCCCCTCTCCATGGGTCTAATTATGTTTACACTGTGTGTTTCATGGCATTATTTTACTAATAACATTATTTCCCACTCCTCGTACTATGTATCATGAACTTAGATATGAATGGTACTTACTTCAATTTGTTTGAGAATTAAGGAGAGATTTTGCCACAAGAACATGGAAGATTTCTACTGGGGTCTTAAAAATAATTCTCCTTAATTACCTTCAAAAGACTTGTGTTCATTCTCTGACTCTAATCATTCATAGTCCTGGGGGatattctttctctccattctacttAGATACGAGATAACACCCCACCACAGAATTCATATGGCATTTAATCCCAGCATGTGTGCAGAACAAAAGCCCTCAAGCTACCATCTGAACATGATCAGAAAAATTGGTTTAAATGGAAAGTCACAGAAAAGGAGACTTGCCGGAATTTATCACTTCATTTGCTACTGTAATCAGACTCAGAGAGGATAGATTTCAATCAcagctgagttttttttttttgaaagaatggAATCTCAGGGTTTCAGCATctttgaacaaaaaagaaaataattatagatCATCTAGGGCAACCCGACATTTGACAGGTGCAGAATCTGTTCTAtgggtttttattttgtcatGTAAAAGAAATAGGGCATGGGCACACACTCTTGTGTAATTTCATATTTTCTGCTGACTTTAATTGGTGGTACACAATACACCTATTGGGAAGGACCATTTTGAGTGAAAATAACAAAATGCATGTCTTTTCTTCTCAGCTGTGAgtcctattttttctttgttctaccCAAAGAGGTTCTGTTTTCCCTACTAGTTATCCTCACACCTTTGCCAGACAACTCTATCAACCTGTTCCCATTCTTGCTCACTTACCTCTGGTGAGTCTTCTGCATTGTTATTGAGAGCCTGAAGGCCACACACCAGGGCCAGCCCCACAGTCAGCATTAGAATCTTCATCTTCTGAAGGGTTCCTCTTTGATGCTTCAGCAGCACCTGAATGTGTGAGGATTCTGCTGAATTCTCTGGCTCTCTGATCAGCTGCCTTTATACCTCATTCTGGGGCTGGGTCCCTGATGATGTGGCATTAAAGGGACACTAATCCTTCAAAGTACACTTTATGCAAAGTCACTGTCCTGTGAGTAATTGCTAGCCAAGGATCCCAAGGACAGATTAGTAAAGTACTTTTTGACAACAAAAAAGTAacaattttgaaatgaaaatttccaaGATTCAAAGCTAGTGTTAGGTTTGGCCAGCTTCTTCAGATCAACTCTCTGTCCGTCCGGAGATCCAGAAAATACAGTTTTTATGTTTTTTGTCCTCATGTCAGTCAAGCAATTAACTTCTCAGAAAGGATTACACTGAGGTCaccattttaaaaagtgttgAAATTTTCCTACAAAGCACCTGACGTACAGGCAGTCTTCTCTTAGGTAGTGTGGGAAGAGTGCCCAAATAAAGAAATATCTCTCCTCTCAATCTGGGAACTTTCTTTCTAGTTGTaaaaattcagtaaacatttgttaagtgcctactgtttgcaAAGCATATTCTTGTCATTGATCAAACTGAAATGTTTTGGACTTGATCTCCTTTGTggtgcttacaatctagtagacAATAAAATACTCTAAGGACATTCTTTTTCTGGTCTTTATCTTTAAATTTAGGGAATTAGAGTACTCCCAGAGATGAAACTCTTTGTACCAGCATAGCTCATCAAATCCTTGAGAATTCATCATCTTGAAGAGACATATGAGTGTACTGAGAAGATAAAAGACTTGCAGAAGGTCACTGTCCTAGTATTTTTCAGAGGCCATGATCTGGAACCTAATTTCAATTTGCCCTAAAATAAAATCTGATTCAATTTAACATACTGTTATTAATACTCGGTTATGGTCAAGACATTGTAGGAGATGgtagaaaaacaaagacatcaaGAAAACAGTACTTGCTTCCAAGGAACATTCATTTCACTGGGTGAAGTTTACAACTTATATACGAGAAAGTAAATAAATCATATATTTACAAACTTATATGAAGTAATTTCTAGAAAGTGAGAGAGTGCTACTAGTTATTATAATACAGATCATGCCGCAGGAAGGATGATTTATGCTTAGAAGGAACCACAAGgatgagttgaggagggagagaaaccaCTTTCTCAAAGGCATGGTGTCACAAACACTGAGTGGCCTACCTACTGAATTACTGGCagtccagtttgac
This region of Trichosurus vulpecula isolate mTriVul1 chromosome 3, mTriVul1.pri, whole genome shotgun sequence genomic DNA includes:
- the LOC118841226 gene encoding major urinary protein-like, with translation MKILMLTVGLALVCGLQALNNNAEDSPEITGEWFTAALASNVTSKIEEGGSLQIFVKSLSKHDNLISGDFFKRQNGKCIQFSLTASPGEDGQMHVPYDGENAFSLESGDSEHLIFVLYNTKVKEVTLWAELYGRTPDVSDEIKKKFEEICERFGIRKDQIRDLSKDDRCQELR